The nucleotide window CACCCAAAGCGAGAAGGCCATCAAGGCGCAGCAGTCCGTGATGGAGTTCCTGCTCATCAACCACCCGCTCGACTGCCCCATTTGCGATCAAGGCGGCGAATGCCAATTGCAGGATTTGGCCGTCGGCTACGGCAGGTCTGGCTCGCGCTACGAGGAAGAAAAGCGCGTGGTGTTCCACAAGGACGTGGGACCGCTGATCTCCATGGAGGAGATGAGCCGCTGCATCCACTGCACCCGCTGCGTTCGCTTCGGGCAGGAGATCGCCGGTGTCATGGAACTGGGCATGTCCAACCGGGGCGAGCATGCCGAGATCGAGACTTTCCTTGGCCAATCGGTGGATTCCGAGCTGTCGGGCAACATGATCGACATTTGTCCTGTGGGTGCGTTGACGAGCAAACCCTTCCGCTACAGCGCCCGCACCTGGGAGCTGTCGCGCCGCAAGAGCATCAGCCCGCACGATTCAACGGGGGCCAATCTGATCGTCCAGGTCAAGAATAACAAAGTCATGCGGGTGGTGCCGCTGGAAAACGAAGCCGTCAACGAATGTTGGATCGCCGATCGGGACCGGTTTTCGTACGAGGCGCTCAATGGCGATCAGCGCCTGACCAAACCCATGCTCAAGCAGGGCGGCGAATGGACTGAAGTCGATTGGCAGACTGCGTTGGAATATGTTGCCAACGGACTGAACCAGGTCAGGTCACAGCATGGCGCGGCCAGCATCGGCGCGCTGGTCAGCCCGCACAGCACGGTAGAAGAGTTGCATTTGGCGTCGTCGCTGGTGCGTGGCCTGGGCAGCCAAAACATCGATCATCGCCTGCGCCACCTGGACTTCGCGCCAGCAGAGGGTGTGCGCTGGCTTGGTATGCCGATCGCTGCCTTGTCCGAGCTGAACTCCGTGTTGGTCGTGGGCTCCAATTTGCGCAAGGATCATCCCTTGTTTGCACAGAGAATTCGGCAGGCAGCGCGCGCTGGATGTGCGGTAAACGCTATTACTTCAGAAGCATTGCTGGCCGATCCTGAGGCTTGGGCGATGCCGTTGCACGCCTCCGCGGTCGCCGAGCCTGGCGCGTGGGCCAAGGCATTGGCCAACCTCGCCGCAGCCATCGCGGCCGAAAAGGGCCATGGGGGAGCACCACAAGCGGGCGAGGTCACGGATGTTGCCCAAGCAATGGCCAAGGCGCTGCTGTTGGGCGATCGCAAGGCGGTGCTGCTGGGCAATGCCGCGGCGCACCATCCTGATGCGTCCACGCTGCTGGCGCTGTGCCAGTGGATCGGCGAGCAGACCGGCGCCACCGTGGGTTTCTTGACCGAGGCTGCCAACACCGTGGGTGCGCAGATTGTCAACGCCCTGCCGGGCCCGGGTGGCCAGAATGCGGGCCAAATGCTGTCTGGTGGTCTCCGGGCCGCGCTATTGCTGAATTGCGAGCCGGGCGCGGATTCGGTAGCCGCAGATCTGAGCAGGTGCGAGATGGTGGTGACGCTCAGCCCCTTCAAGGCCAACATGGACATCAGCGACGTGCTGTTGCCCGTCGCGCCTTTCACTGAAACGTCGGGTACGTTTGTCAACGCCGAAGGCCGCGTGCAGAGTTTTCACGCCGTGGTGCGGCCCCTGGGCGACACGCGCCCGGGCTGGAAGGTGCTGCGCGTGCTGGGCGATTTGCTCGGCCTGGCACAACCGCGCCACGAAACGTCGCTGGACGTGCTCGCGCAGGCCTTGGGCGCAGGTACGACGGATCGCGTGGACGAATGTCGCTTGAGTAACCGTACCGCGGTGGAGGTGATGGTGCGTCAGCATGATGTGGTGCTGCCGAGCGTTGGCATTTACCAGCTTGACAGCATCGTGCGGCGCGCCCCGTCGCTTCAACTTACCGCCGATGCGCGTGGAGGAGCGTCCGCATGATTGACGCTTTTTACAACGGCGGTCTGCACCTGTTCAGCGGGGGATGGTGGACTGGCGTGACCTGGCCCGTCGTCTGGAACCTGATCAAGATCGTCGTCGTGCTGTTGCCGCTGATGGGCGCGGTGGCTTACCTCACGTTGTGGGAACGCAAGCTGCTGGGCTTCATGCAGGTGCGACACGGACCCAACCGAACGGGGCCCTGGGGCTTGCTGCAGCCCATTGCCGATGCCGTGAAGCTGCTGACGAAGGAAATCATTCGCCCGACGGCGGCGTCCAAGGGCTTGTTCTTTCTGGGGCCGTTGATGGCCATCATGCCAGCCTTGGCGGCTTGGGTGGTGATTCCCTTCGGCCCCGACATGGCGCTTGCCAACGTCAATGCCGGTTTGCTGTTGGTCATGGCGATCACCTCCATCGAGGTGTACGGCGTCATCATTGCCGGCTGGGCATCGAACTCCAAGTATGCGTTTTTGGGTGCGTTGCGCGCGTCGGCGCAGATGGTGAGTTACGAAATCGCCATGGGCTTTTGCTTCTTGGTGGTGTTGATGGTTTCTGGCAGCATGAACATGACCGATATCGTCATGGGTCAGTCCAAGGGGGTGGCTTTCGGGGGTGTGTTCGCGGAAACGTTCGTGGCTTGGAACTGGCTGCCGTTGCTTCCGATCTTCGTCGTTTATCTGATCTCCGGCGTGGCCGAAACCAACCGCCATCCCTTCGATGTGGTCGAGGGTGAGGCGGAGATCGTCGCAGGGCACATGGTCGAGTATTCCGGCATGGGCTTTGCAACTTTCTTTCTGGCCGAGTACGCCAGCATGTGGCTGGTGTCCATCCTGGCGGTCATCATGTTCCTGGGGGGCTGGCTGCCGCCGTTTGCCTTCCTTGACTTCATACCCGGTTGGATCTGGCTGGGCATCAAGACCTTCGTCGTGGTGTCGATGTTCATCTGGATTCGCGCCACTTTCCCACGCTTTCGCTACGACCAGATCATGCGTCTGGGCTGGAAGATATTCATCCCGGTCACGCTGGTCTGGCTGATCGTCGTGGGCATCTGGATGCACAGCCCATGGAACATCTGGCATTGACATCGCAGGACTCGTCATGGCTTCCGTAGCTGCTTCACCTTTTTCGATCCGCGACTTCTTCAAGAGCTTCATGCTTTTGGAGTTGCTCAAGGGCATGGCGCTGACCGGGCGCTACGCGTTCAGCCGCAAGGTCACGGTTCAGTTTCCCGAGGAAAAAACGCCGCTGTCGCCGCGGTTTAGGGGTCTGCACGCGCTGCGTCGCTATGAAAACGGCGAGGAGCGGTGCATTGCATGCAAACTGTGCGAGGCGGTCTGCCCAGCTGTCGCCATCACCATCGAGGCCGGCGAGCGCGCTGACGGCTCACGTCGAACGACGCGGTACGACATTGACCTGACGAAGTGCATCTTCTGCGGCTTTTGTGAGGAAAGCTGCCCCGTCGACTCTATCGTCGAGACGCCGATTTTGGAATACCACGGAGAGAAGCGAGGAGACCTGTACTTCACCAAGGACATGCTGCTGGCCGTGGGTGACCGCTATGAGCCCGAGATCGCCGCTGCCAAGGCGGCGGACGCCAAATACCGCTGAACAAGCCGGCCGCGCTACCAACCGATCACACCCATGGACGTCAAGACTGGCTTTTTTTATATGTTTGCCCTGGTGATGCTGTTTTCGGCATTCAGGGTCATCACCGCGCGCAACCCGGTGCACGCGGTGCTTTTTCTCATGCTCACTTTCTCCCAGGCGGCCGGCGTCTGGCTGCTGCTGAAGGCCGAGTTCCTGGCCATCGCGCTGGTGTTGGTGTACTTGGGCGCCGTGATGGTGCTGTTTCTGTTCGTCGTGATGATGCTGGACATTCACATCGACAGTTTGCGCCAGGGGTTCTGGCGGCATTTACCGCTGGCGCTGGGTATTGGTGGTCTGATCTCGCTTGAAATGGCCATGGTGCTGTTCGGCGGCTTCCGAACAGGTGATGCGCCGGTGGTGCCCGAGACGGTAGCCAACGCGGCTGGCCAGGTGGTGCAGTATTCGAACACCAAGGCACTGGGAACGCTGCTTTATACCCACTACCTCTATCCGATTGAAATCGCGGCGGTGCTGCTGCTGATCGCGATGGTCACGGCGATCGCGTTGACGCTGCGCGAGCGCAAGGACAGCAAGAAGATCGATCCATCCATGCAGGTACGGGTCAGGGCAAGTGATCGCCTTGAGTTGATCAAACTGGCACCGACTCAGGCGCCGCAACCGGTCGAGCCCGAGGCCGAAGCGACCACCGAGGAGCCTAAGAAATGACGTTGACGCTGGCGCACTACCTTACGTTGGGCGCAATCCTTTTCGCGCTGTCGATGGTGGGGATTTTTCTGAATCGCAAGAACATCATCGTGCTGCTGATGGCCGTCGAATTAATGCTTCTGGCCATCAACATGAATTTCGTGGCCTTCTCGCATTATCTGGGGGACATGCATGGGCAGGTATTCGTGTTCTTCATCCTGACGGTGGCGGCGGCCGAGGCGGCGATCGGCTTGGCTATTTTGATGCTGCTGTTCCGCAACAAGTCCAACATCAACGTGGACGAACTCAATTCGCTGAAGGGTTAACGAGCAATGAGTCAAACCCTTTCCGCCAACATGCTGCTGTGGGTGCCCTTGGCACCGCTGGCTGGTTCGCTGTTCGCGGGCATCCTGGGCACGGCCTTCGGTGGCAACCGTATTGGCCGCGCAGCCTCACACAGTGCCACGATTCTCGGCGTGCTGGTCGCGTTCATTCTTTCCGCTCTGACCTTAAGCAGCGTGGTGCTGGACGGCGCGCACTTCAATCAAACCATCTATGAATGGATGGTGGTCGGCGGGCTGAGGATGGAGGTCGGTTTTCTGATTGACAGCCTGACCGCCGTGATGATGTGCGTGGTGACCTTCGTGTCGCTGATGGTGCACCTCTACACCATCGGATACATGCACGATGACGACGGCTACAACCGTTTTTTTTCGTATATCTCGTTGTTTACTTTTTCGATGTTGATGCTCGTGATGAGCAACAACTTCCTGCAGTTGTTCTTCGGATGGGAGGCGGTGGGTCTCGTGTCCTACCTTCTGATCGGGTTCTGGTTTAACCGCCCCACCGCGATCTTCGCCAACATGAAGGCATTTCTGGTCAACCGGGTAGGCGATTTCGGCTTCATTCTCGGCATTGGGCTGATCGCTGCCTATGCCGGCTCGCTCAGCTACGGTGAGGTCTTTGCCAAGTCCGGCGACCTGGCCAAGATGGGTTTTCCGGGTACCGATTGGATGTTGATCACGGTGATCTGCATCTGCCTGTTCATTGGAGCCATGGGCAAGTCGGCACAGTTCCCGCTGCACGTCTGGCTGCCTGATTCGATGGAAGGCCCGACTCCGATCTCGGCGCTGATTCACGCCGCCACCATGGTCACCGCCGGCATCTTCATGGTGGCACGCATGTCTCCGCTGTTCGAGCTGTCGGACACTGCTCTTAATTTCATACTGGTCATCGGCGCCATCACTGCGCTGTTCATGGGTTTTCTGGGGATCATCCAGAACGACATCAAGCGCGTGGTGGCCTATTCGACCTTGTCGCAGCTGGGTTACATGACGGTGGCGTTGGGTGCGTCGGCCTACTCGGTCGCCGTCTTCCATCTCATGACGCACGCATTTTTCAAGGCGCTTTTGTTCCTGGCGGCCGGCTCGGTCATCATGGGTTTGCACCACAATCAGGACATCCGCTGGATGGGCGGTGTTCGCAAATACATGCCGATCACTTGGATCACGTTCCTGTTGGGGTCGCTGGCGCTGATCGGCACGCCGTTCTTTTCGGGCTTCTACTCCAAAGACGCCATCATCGAAGCGGTCCACGCCAGTCAATTGCCCGCCGCCGGTTTCGCGTATTTCGCGGTCTTGGCGGGTGTATTCGTGACGGCTTTCTATTCTTTTCGCCTGTACTTTCTGGTGTTCCATGGCAAGGAGCGCTACGACCAGAATCCGGATGCGCACCATGATCATGGACACCACGGCCACGATGAAAAACCGCACGAATCGCCATGGGTGGTGTGGGTCCCACTGGTTTTGTTGGCCATCCCTTCGGTCCTGATCGGTGCCATGACGCTGATGCCGATGCTGTTCGGAGATGTATTCAAGGGCGTGATCCACGTCGATGTTGCGCGGCACCCCGCGATGGCCGAATTGGCCGAAAAGATCCACGGCTGGTTGCCGATGGGCCTGCACGGCTTTGTGACAGCGCCGTTCTGGTTGGCGTTGGCCGGCGTGGCGGCGTCTTACTACATGTACATGGTCAATCCAGCGTTGCCGACGGCCATCAAGCGCATGGTCCAGCCCGTGTATACGCTGCTCGAAAACAAGTACTACCTCGACTCGTTCAACGAAAAAGTCCTTGCGCGTGGCGTGCGCCTGCTCGGCACTGGGCTCTGGAAGGGTGGTGACCGGGCCTTGATTGACGGCCTGGTGGTGAATGGATCGTGGAAAGTGGTCGGCTGGGTGTCTGGCGCGGTTCGCCGCCTCCAGTCTGGCTATCTGTATCACTACGCGCTGGTGATGATTCTGGGTGTCTTCGTGCTGATGACGTATTTCGTCTGGCTCAACAAGTAAAGAAGAGCGAGCAAAAAATGGGTTGGTTGAGCCTTGCCATCTGGACGCCGATCGTCTTCGGCGCCGTGCTGCTGGCACTGGGCCGAGAGAGTCAGGCGCAGCTTGTGCGCTGGATCGCGCTCATCGGGTCTTTCATCAGTTTTCTGATGACACTGCCGCTTTACCAGGGCTTCCAGCTCGGTACGCCGGCGATGCAGTTCGTCGAGAAAACGCCTTGGATTTCGCGATTCAACGTGAACTACCACCTGGGGGTGGATGGCATATCGGTTTGGTTCGTGCTGTTGACGGCGTTCATCACGGTGATCGTGGTGCTTGCGGGCTGGGAAGTGATCCAGCGCAAGGTCAACCAGTACATGGCCGCGTTCCTGATGCTGTCGGGCTTGATGATCGGCGTGTTCTCCGCGCTTGATGGCGTGCTGTTCTACATGTTCTTCGAAGCCACACTGATTCCGATGTATCTGATCATCGGCATCTGGGGTGGCCCGAACAAGATCTACGCCGCCTTCAAGTTCTTCCTCTACACCTTCATGGGCTCGCTGCTCATGCTGGTAGCCTTCATCTATCTGTACATGCGCTCGGGCGGCAGTTTCGACGTGTTGACCTGGCAAAGCCTGCCGCTGCAGGGCAGCACGCAAACACTATTGTTCTTTGCATTTTTCGCCGCCTTTGCCGTCAAGGTGCCGATGTTTCCGGTGCACACTTGGCTGCCGGACGTGCACGTCGAAGCACC belongs to Ottowia testudinis and includes:
- the nuoG gene encoding NADH-quinone oxidoreductase subunit NuoG: MVEIEIDGKKVEVPEGSMVMHAADKAGTYIPHFCYHKKLSIAANCRMCLVDVEKAPKAVPACATPVTQGMIVRTQSEKAIKAQQSVMEFLLINHPLDCPICDQGGECQLQDLAVGYGRSGSRYEEEKRVVFHKDVGPLISMEEMSRCIHCTRCVRFGQEIAGVMELGMSNRGEHAEIETFLGQSVDSELSGNMIDICPVGALTSKPFRYSARTWELSRRKSISPHDSTGANLIVQVKNNKVMRVVPLENEAVNECWIADRDRFSYEALNGDQRLTKPMLKQGGEWTEVDWQTALEYVANGLNQVRSQHGAASIGALVSPHSTVEELHLASSLVRGLGSQNIDHRLRHLDFAPAEGVRWLGMPIAALSELNSVLVVGSNLRKDHPLFAQRIRQAARAGCAVNAITSEALLADPEAWAMPLHASAVAEPGAWAKALANLAAAIAAEKGHGGAPQAGEVTDVAQAMAKALLLGDRKAVLLGNAAAHHPDASTLLALCQWIGEQTGATVGFLTEAANTVGAQIVNALPGPGGQNAGQMLSGGLRAALLLNCEPGADSVAADLSRCEMVVTLSPFKANMDISDVLLPVAPFTETSGTFVNAEGRVQSFHAVVRPLGDTRPGWKVLRVLGDLLGLAQPRHETSLDVLAQALGAGTTDRVDECRLSNRTAVEVMVRQHDVVLPSVGIYQLDSIVRRAPSLQLTADARGGASA
- the nuoH gene encoding NADH-quinone oxidoreductase subunit NuoH encodes the protein MIDAFYNGGLHLFSGGWWTGVTWPVVWNLIKIVVVLLPLMGAVAYLTLWERKLLGFMQVRHGPNRTGPWGLLQPIADAVKLLTKEIIRPTAASKGLFFLGPLMAIMPALAAWVVIPFGPDMALANVNAGLLLVMAITSIEVYGVIIAGWASNSKYAFLGALRASAQMVSYEIAMGFCFLVVLMVSGSMNMTDIVMGQSKGVAFGGVFAETFVAWNWLPLLPIFVVYLISGVAETNRHPFDVVEGEAEIVAGHMVEYSGMGFATFFLAEYASMWLVSILAVIMFLGGWLPPFAFLDFIPGWIWLGIKTFVVVSMFIWIRATFPRFRYDQIMRLGWKIFIPVTLVWLIVVGIWMHSPWNIWH
- the nuoI gene encoding NADH-quinone oxidoreductase subunit NuoI — encoded protein: MASVAASPFSIRDFFKSFMLLELLKGMALTGRYAFSRKVTVQFPEEKTPLSPRFRGLHALRRYENGEERCIACKLCEAVCPAVAITIEAGERADGSRRTTRYDIDLTKCIFCGFCEESCPVDSIVETPILEYHGEKRGDLYFTKDMLLAVGDRYEPEIAAAKAADAKYR
- a CDS encoding NADH-quinone oxidoreductase subunit J; this translates as MDVKTGFFYMFALVMLFSAFRVITARNPVHAVLFLMLTFSQAAGVWLLLKAEFLAIALVLVYLGAVMVLFLFVVMMLDIHIDSLRQGFWRHLPLALGIGGLISLEMAMVLFGGFRTGDAPVVPETVANAAGQVVQYSNTKALGTLLYTHYLYPIEIAAVLLLIAMVTAIALTLRERKDSKKIDPSMQVRVRASDRLELIKLAPTQAPQPVEPEAEATTEEPKK
- the nuoK gene encoding NADH-quinone oxidoreductase subunit NuoK, whose translation is MTLTLAHYLTLGAILFALSMVGIFLNRKNIIVLLMAVELMLLAINMNFVAFSHYLGDMHGQVFVFFILTVAAAEAAIGLAILMLLFRNKSNINVDELNSLKG
- the nuoL gene encoding NADH-quinone oxidoreductase subunit L, whose translation is MSQTLSANMLLWVPLAPLAGSLFAGILGTAFGGNRIGRAASHSATILGVLVAFILSALTLSSVVLDGAHFNQTIYEWMVVGGLRMEVGFLIDSLTAVMMCVVTFVSLMVHLYTIGYMHDDDGYNRFFSYISLFTFSMLMLVMSNNFLQLFFGWEAVGLVSYLLIGFWFNRPTAIFANMKAFLVNRVGDFGFILGIGLIAAYAGSLSYGEVFAKSGDLAKMGFPGTDWMLITVICICLFIGAMGKSAQFPLHVWLPDSMEGPTPISALIHAATMVTAGIFMVARMSPLFELSDTALNFILVIGAITALFMGFLGIIQNDIKRVVAYSTLSQLGYMTVALGASAYSVAVFHLMTHAFFKALLFLAAGSVIMGLHHNQDIRWMGGVRKYMPITWITFLLGSLALIGTPFFSGFYSKDAIIEAVHASQLPAAGFAYFAVLAGVFVTAFYSFRLYFLVFHGKERYDQNPDAHHDHGHHGHDEKPHESPWVVWVPLVLLAIPSVLIGAMTLMPMLFGDVFKGVIHVDVARHPAMAELAEKIHGWLPMGLHGFVTAPFWLALAGVAASYYMYMVNPALPTAIKRMVQPVYTLLENKYYLDSFNEKVLARGVRLLGTGLWKGGDRALIDGLVVNGSWKVVGWVSGAVRRLQSGYLYHYALVMILGVFVLMTYFVWLNK